One part of the Lotus japonicus ecotype B-129 chromosome 2, LjGifu_v1.2 genome encodes these proteins:
- the LOC130735220 gene encoding isoliquiritigenin 2'-O-methyltransferase-like isoform X1: MSANSKQNQLPTEVVEVDNAYPTALMLCFSRIFPAILNAAVDLNLFEIIAKAESPYGSSFSAFEIASLLPYKHSELVTRLVRMLPMLASYSLLTCSLRTNDDGTREQVYALSPVGEYFAFNNHGGGSLGPALTLFHRGYQYIWDNVKDAIIDPRNNNQFQEVHGLPPFPYMEKDKKLNHIFNEAMAHAGPLEMKQILKIYKGFEGVSTLVDVGGGVGHVLKQVISEYPSIKGINFDLPQVIQNAPPHLGVEHIEGEMFESVPKGDAILLKRICHNWSDEECVMFLKNCYKALPTCGKVIIIDCIIPEVPNPSIMSKYAYAFDMVMFLVHGGKERTENEFRSLCSSSGFSKFHVACSGISSTLGVMEFYK; this comes from the exons ATGAGTGCCAATTCCAAACAAAATCAGCTTCCGACAGAAGTAGTAGAGGTTGATAATGCTTACCCCACTGCTTTGATGTTATGTTTCAGTCGAATCTTTCCTGCAATTCTGAACGCTGCAGTTGATCTCAACTTGTTTGAAATCATAGCTAAAGCGGAAAGCCCATATGGTTCAAGCTTTTCTGCCTTTGAAATTGCTTCTCTACTTCCCTACAAACACTCTGAATTAGTTACAAGGCTTGTGCGCATGTTACCTATGCTAGCTAGTTATTCTCTTCTAACTTGTTCCCTTCGCACCAATGATGATGGTACGAGAGAACAAGTTTATGCACTCTCACCCGTTGGTGAATACTTTGCATTTAATAACCATGGAGGAGGCTCTTTAGGTCCCGCTTTAACCTTATTTCATCGAGGTTATCAATATATTTG GGATAATGTAAAGGATGCGATTATAGACCCTCGTAACAATAATCAATTTCAAGAAGTTCATGGGTTGCCCCCTTTTCCATATATGGAGAAAGATAAAAAGTTGAATCATATATTTAATGAAGCAATGGCACATGCTGGTCCGTTAGAAATGAAACAGATCCTCAAAATATATAAAGGATTTGAGGGAGTATCAACATTGGTTGATGTTGGTGGTGGAGTAGGGCATGTCTTAAAACAAGTTATCTCTGAATACCCTTCAATAAAAGGGATTAATTTTGATTTGCCTCAAGTGATTCAAAATGCACCACCTCATCTAG GGGTAGAGCATATTGAAGGAGAAATGTTTGAAAGTGTTCCAAAGGGTGATGCCATCTTACTAAAG CGTATATGTCACAACTGGTCCGATGAAGAATGTGTgatgtttttaaaaaattgctACAAAGCTTTGCCAACATGTGGAAAGGTGATTATTATAGATTGTATAATTCCAGAAGTTCCAAACCCGAGCATTATGTCAAAGTATGCATATGCTTTTGACATGGTCATGTTTTTAGTACATGGTGGAAAGGAAAGAACTGAAAATGAATTCCGAAGCTTATGCTCTAGCTCTGGATTTTCCAAATTTCATGTTGCGTGCAGTGGTATCTCGTCTACGTTAGGAGTGAtggaattttataaataa
- the LOC130735220 gene encoding isoliquiritigenin 2'-O-methyltransferase-like isoform X2, which yields MSANSKQNQLPTEVVEVDNAYPTALMLCFSRIFPAILNAAVDLNLFEIIAKAESPYGSSFSAFEIASLLPYKHSELVTRLVRMLPMLASYSLLTCSLRTNDDGTREQVYALSPVGEYFAFNNHGGGSLGPALTLFHRGYQYIWDNVKDAIIDPRNNNQFQEVHGLPPFPYMEKDKKLNHIFNEAMAHAGPLEMKQILKIYKGFEGVSTLVDVGGGVGHVLKQVISEYPSIKGINFDLPQVIQNAPPHLEHIEGEMFESVPKGDAILLKRICHNWSDEECVMFLKNCYKALPTCGKVIIIDCIIPEVPNPSIMSKYAYAFDMVMFLVHGGKERTENEFRSLCSSSGFSKFHVACSGISSTLGVMEFYK from the exons ATGAGTGCCAATTCCAAACAAAATCAGCTTCCGACAGAAGTAGTAGAGGTTGATAATGCTTACCCCACTGCTTTGATGTTATGTTTCAGTCGAATCTTTCCTGCAATTCTGAACGCTGCAGTTGATCTCAACTTGTTTGAAATCATAGCTAAAGCGGAAAGCCCATATGGTTCAAGCTTTTCTGCCTTTGAAATTGCTTCTCTACTTCCCTACAAACACTCTGAATTAGTTACAAGGCTTGTGCGCATGTTACCTATGCTAGCTAGTTATTCTCTTCTAACTTGTTCCCTTCGCACCAATGATGATGGTACGAGAGAACAAGTTTATGCACTCTCACCCGTTGGTGAATACTTTGCATTTAATAACCATGGAGGAGGCTCTTTAGGTCCCGCTTTAACCTTATTTCATCGAGGTTATCAATATATTTG GGATAATGTAAAGGATGCGATTATAGACCCTCGTAACAATAATCAATTTCAAGAAGTTCATGGGTTGCCCCCTTTTCCATATATGGAGAAAGATAAAAAGTTGAATCATATATTTAATGAAGCAATGGCACATGCTGGTCCGTTAGAAATGAAACAGATCCTCAAAATATATAAAGGATTTGAGGGAGTATCAACATTGGTTGATGTTGGTGGTGGAGTAGGGCATGTCTTAAAACAAGTTATCTCTGAATACCCTTCAATAAAAGGGATTAATTTTGATTTGCCTCAAGTGATTCAAAATGCACCACCTCATCTAG AGCATATTGAAGGAGAAATGTTTGAAAGTGTTCCAAAGGGTGATGCCATCTTACTAAAG CGTATATGTCACAACTGGTCCGATGAAGAATGTGTgatgtttttaaaaaattgctACAAAGCTTTGCCAACATGTGGAAAGGTGATTATTATAGATTGTATAATTCCAGAAGTTCCAAACCCGAGCATTATGTCAAAGTATGCATATGCTTTTGACATGGTCATGTTTTTAGTACATGGTGGAAAGGAAAGAACTGAAAATGAATTCCGAAGCTTATGCTCTAGCTCTGGATTTTCCAAATTTCATGTTGCGTGCAGTGGTATCTCGTCTACGTTAGGAGTGAtggaattttataaataa